One window of the Streptomyces asoensis genome contains the following:
- a CDS encoding lytic polysaccharide monooxygenase auxiliary activity family 9 protein: MPRTTAHRTAALAAAAVSPLLLGLWAAGPAQAHGAPTDPVSRVYACSPEGGADARTAACRAAIDANGTSFAAWDNLRVANVNGRDRQAIPDGQLCSGGLSAYKGLDLARADWPSTRLTPGGTLRMTYASTIAHTGTFKLYLTKPGYDPSKPLTWSDLPTSPFAEVKDPALTDGAYHLTAKLPADRTGRQMLYTIWQNSSTPDTYYSCSDVVFPEAVSQSKPESSPTAKAPASATPVASASTTPGSPSAAPSVSTASGATPAQAAAASPETTPVASATGSGSGPSAPMLAGGAAAVLVLTGGAALVVRLRRR; the protein is encoded by the coding sequence ATGCCCCGCACGACCGCACATCGCACCGCAGCTCTGGCGGCCGCCGCCGTGAGCCCGCTCCTGCTGGGCCTGTGGGCCGCCGGACCGGCCCAGGCGCACGGCGCCCCCACGGATCCGGTCAGCCGGGTGTACGCCTGCTCCCCCGAAGGCGGAGCCGACGCGAGGACCGCGGCCTGCCGGGCGGCCATCGACGCCAACGGCACCTCTTTCGCCGCGTGGGACAACCTGCGGGTGGCGAACGTGAACGGCCGCGACCGGCAGGCCATTCCCGACGGACAGCTGTGCAGCGGTGGCCTGTCCGCGTACAAGGGGCTCGACCTCGCCCGCGCCGACTGGCCGTCGACCCGGCTCACCCCGGGCGGGACACTGCGCATGACGTATGCCTCGACGATCGCGCACACCGGCACGTTCAAGCTGTATCTGACGAAGCCGGGGTACGACCCGTCGAAGCCGCTCACCTGGTCCGACCTGCCGACGAGTCCGTTCGCCGAGGTCAAGGACCCGGCGCTGACGGACGGCGCCTACCACCTCACGGCGAAGCTGCCCGCCGACCGGACGGGACGTCAGATGCTCTACACGATCTGGCAGAACAGCAGCACGCCGGACACGTACTACTCATGCTCGGACGTGGTGTTCCCGGAAGCGGTTTCACAAAGCAAGCCGGAGAGCAGCCCGACGGCGAAGGCGCCCGCTTCGGCCACGCCCGTGGCGTCCGCGAGCACGACGCCCGGCTCGCCGTCCGCCGCTCCGTCGGTGTCGACCGCGTCCGGCGCCACACCCGCCCAGGCCGCCGCGGCCAGTCCCGAGACCACCCCGGTGGCGTCCGCCACCGGGTCCGGCTCCGGGCCGTCCGCGCCGATGCTGGCGGGCGGCGCCGCTGCGGTGTTGGTGCTCACCGGCGGCGCCGCCCTCGTCGTGCGCCTGCGTCGACGCTGA
- a CDS encoding S8 family peptidase, which yields MRTSPALRRKLISVAAASAALLTAASTASAVAAQETVSQGSAVPAAQTEAAPGTPAERLIVGYKSGAAEARSNPAAEADAAAKGEKTGEDVDFQRRLGTGAALVDLGDDLTKADVADVVAQYRADPQVAYVVPDRLNKPKADPNDTEYTKQWDLFESTAGMNVPGAWATSTGTGVTVAVIDTGYVAHTDLAANIVGGYDFIADTAVSVDGDGRDSNPADPGDYYAANECGSGIPAGNSSWHGTHVAGTIAAVTNNNKGVAGIAYGAKISPVRVLGKCGGYDSDIIDAITWASGGTVSGVPANSNVAKVINMSLGGDGACTSATQSAITAAVNRGTTVVVAAGNESDNVANHSPGNCNNVISVAATNRTGAKASYSNYGSLVDISAPGGQTSTGTANGILSTLNSGTKTPSSESYAYYQGTSMATPHIAGLVALVKSANSALTPAQIETAIKNNARALPGACSGGCGAGLADAARTVQAVSGSGGSTGGTTFSNTTAVPIPDNGSAIESSIAVSGRTGNAPTALQVGVDITHTYRGDLVIDLVAPDGTAYRLKAASSSDSADNVSATYSVNASGETANGTWKLRVQDTAAQDTGKLNSWQLTF from the coding sequence TTGCGCACCTCACCCGCCCTGAGACGGAAGCTGATATCCGTCGCCGCGGCCTCCGCGGCCCTGCTCACCGCCGCGTCGACCGCTTCGGCCGTCGCCGCCCAGGAAACCGTTTCCCAGGGTTCCGCCGTCCCCGCCGCCCAGACCGAGGCCGCGCCCGGCACCCCGGCCGAGCGACTCATCGTCGGTTACAAGTCCGGTGCCGCCGAGGCCAGGTCGAACCCGGCCGCCGAGGCCGACGCCGCTGCCAAGGGCGAGAAGACCGGCGAGGACGTCGACTTCCAGCGCCGTCTCGGCACCGGCGCCGCCCTGGTCGACCTGGGTGACGACCTCACGAAGGCGGATGTCGCCGACGTCGTCGCCCAGTACCGGGCGGACCCGCAGGTCGCCTACGTCGTCCCGGACCGGCTGAACAAGCCGAAGGCCGACCCGAACGACACCGAGTACACCAAGCAGTGGGACCTCTTCGAGTCCACCGCCGGTATGAACGTGCCGGGCGCCTGGGCCACTTCGACGGGCACCGGTGTCACCGTCGCCGTCATCGACACCGGTTACGTCGCGCACACCGACCTCGCCGCGAACATCGTCGGCGGCTACGACTTCATCGCCGACACCGCGGTCTCCGTCGACGGCGACGGCCGCGACAGCAACCCGGCCGACCCGGGCGACTACTACGCCGCCAACGAGTGCGGCTCCGGCATTCCTGCCGGCAACTCCTCCTGGCACGGCACCCACGTGGCCGGCACCATCGCCGCCGTCACGAACAACAACAAGGGTGTCGCGGGCATCGCGTACGGCGCGAAGATCTCGCCGGTCCGGGTGCTCGGCAAGTGCGGGGGCTACGACTCCGACATCATCGACGCGATCACCTGGGCGTCCGGCGGTACCGTTTCCGGTGTTCCCGCCAACTCCAACGTCGCCAAGGTCATCAACATGAGTCTGGGCGGCGACGGGGCCTGCACCTCGGCGACCCAGAGCGCGATCACCGCCGCCGTGAACCGGGGTACGACCGTCGTGGTGGCCGCCGGCAACGAGAGCGACAACGTCGCGAACCACTCGCCGGGCAACTGCAACAACGTCATCTCGGTCGCGGCGACCAACCGCACCGGCGCCAAGGCGTCCTACTCCAACTACGGCTCCCTCGTGGACATCTCGGCGCCCGGCGGCCAGACCAGCACCGGCACCGCGAACGGCATCCTGTCCACCCTGAACTCCGGGACCAAGACGCCGTCGAGCGAGTCGTACGCCTACTACCAGGGCACCAGCATGGCCACCCCGCACATCGCGGGCCTGGTCGCGCTGGTCAAGTCGGCGAACTCCGCGCTGACCCCCGCGCAGATCGAGACGGCCATCAAGAACAACGCCCGTGCCCTGCCCGGAGCCTGCTCCGGTGGCTGCGGCGCGGGTCTGGCGGACGCGGCCAGGACGGTGCAGGCGGTGAGCGGCTCCGGCGGCTCCACGGGGGGCACCACCTTCTCCAACACGACCGCGGTCCCGATCCCGGACAACGGTTCCGCCATCGAGTCCTCGATCGCCGTCAGCGGCCGCACGGGCAACGCCCCGACCGCCCTTCAGGTCGGCGTCGACATCACCCACACCTACCGCGGCGACCTGGTGATCGACCTCGTCGCGCCCGACGGCACCGCCTACCGGCTGAAGGCGGCCAGCTCCTCGGACTCCGCCGACAACGTCAGCGCCACCTACTCGGTGAACGCTTCCGGCGAGACCGCCAACGGCACCTGGAAGCTGCGCGTCCAGGACACCGCCGCGCAGGACACCGGCAAGCTCAACAGCTGGCAGCTGACCTTCTGA
- a CDS encoding ScbR family autoregulator-binding transcription factor, with translation MARQLRAEQTRTTIITAAADLFDRHGYESTSLSDIVAHAHVTKGALYFHFAAKEDLAHAIMELQSSASRRIAGEIDDRGYASLEALMRLTFALTRLSVEGPITRAGLRLATGGVAVRPPLSHPFVELLDLISRRLGGALKESDIHPDVDVDAVAHSLVCFFVGTRVVGRSREPAGRLPRRMAEMWHVLIRGLVPVPRRPRYLSLAARLEREIMAVV, from the coding sequence ATGGCGAGGCAGTTACGCGCCGAACAGACCCGCACGACGATCATCACGGCCGCCGCCGACCTGTTCGACCGGCACGGCTACGAGTCGACAAGCCTCAGTGACATCGTCGCGCACGCCCATGTCACCAAGGGCGCCCTCTACTTCCACTTCGCGGCGAAGGAGGATCTGGCCCACGCCATCATGGAGTTGCAGTCCTCGGCCTCACGCCGGATCGCCGGCGAGATCGACGACCGGGGCTACGCCTCGCTCGAAGCCCTGATGCGCCTGACGTTCGCCCTGACGCGGCTGTCGGTCGAAGGCCCGATCACCCGGGCCGGCCTGCGGCTCGCCACGGGGGGAGTGGCGGTCCGACCGCCCTTGTCGCATCCCTTCGTGGAGTTGCTGGACCTGATCTCCCGGCGGCTCGGCGGCGCGCTCAAGGAGTCCGACATCCATCCGGACGTCGACGTCGACGCCGTGGCGCACTCCCTGGTCTGCTTCTTCGTCGGCACCCGAGTCGTCGGCCGCTCCCGCGAACCCGCGGGCCGGCTGCCCCGCCGGATGGCCGAGATGTGGCACGTCCTCATCCGCGGCCTGGTACCGGTACCGCGCCGACCGCGCTATCTCAGCCTCGCGGCACGCCTGGAGCGGGAGATCATGGCGGTGGTGTGA
- a CDS encoding damage-control phosphatase ARMT1 family protein: MSDTPAPPVILGDEPGSFPHSVLAERHPAIIQQVREAFPYGPDIHRSLDALLDNCTKGVIEPLSAGAPDRDRWRTWGLDAYAGRSWFDVPWLWSESYFYRQLLDAVGYFGPGPWQGIDPFRPFKLAELEATETDEELTALDTLEGRPVDERARALLHGSLWGNRADLGFRLSDVEAEKRAAVSGLVADDSETLWSLLPTADADTYTEAGTETGSETGTSIDTGVGTATATGVGTGTGTGTGTGTLCLVADNAGRELIPDLLLAAHLLAHGRCGRVVLHVKPYPYYVSDATTADVVDALRKLTAAPGAAAGHGRRLWAAMADGTLAVRAHPFSAAPLPYAAMPDDLRAEFAAASLTIVKGDLNYRRLVGDSRWNPTTPFADVTAYFPGPVAALRTLKSDVITGLDAGTEAALVAAEGQRWRTGGTHALIQVRD, translated from the coding sequence ATGTCCGACACCCCCGCGCCGCCCGTGATCCTCGGCGACGAGCCCGGCTCGTTCCCTCACAGCGTCCTGGCCGAACGGCATCCGGCGATCATCCAGCAGGTGCGGGAGGCGTTCCCCTACGGTCCCGACATTCACCGGAGTCTGGACGCGCTGCTGGACAACTGCACCAAGGGCGTGATCGAACCGCTTTCCGCCGGCGCGCCCGACCGGGACCGGTGGCGGACCTGGGGTCTCGACGCGTACGCCGGCCGATCCTGGTTCGACGTGCCCTGGCTGTGGTCGGAGAGTTACTTCTACCGTCAACTCCTCGATGCGGTCGGCTACTTCGGGCCCGGCCCCTGGCAGGGCATCGACCCGTTCCGCCCCTTCAAGCTCGCCGAACTCGAAGCAACCGAGACCGACGAGGAGTTGACCGCGCTCGACACCCTCGAGGGCCGCCCGGTCGACGAGCGGGCCCGCGCCCTCCTGCACGGCTCCCTCTGGGGCAACCGCGCCGACCTCGGCTTCCGGCTGTCCGACGTCGAGGCGGAGAAGCGGGCCGCCGTATCCGGGTTGGTCGCCGACGACAGCGAGACGCTGTGGTCGCTGCTGCCGACTGCGGATGCGGATACGTATACGGAGGCCGGTACGGAAACAGGTTCCGAAACCGGTACCAGTATCGATACAGGCGTCGGCACAGCCACAGCCACAGGCGTCGGCACAGGCACAGGCACAGGCACTGGCACCGGCACCCTGTGCCTGGTCGCCGACAACGCGGGCCGGGAGCTCATCCCCGATCTGCTCCTGGCCGCACATCTTCTCGCGCACGGGCGGTGCGGTCGCGTCGTGCTGCACGTCAAGCCGTACCCGTACTACGTCTCCGACGCCACCACGGCCGATGTCGTCGACGCGCTCAGGAAGCTGACGGCCGCGCCGGGAGCGGCCGCCGGCCACGGGCGGCGACTCTGGGCGGCCATGGCCGACGGCACCCTCGCGGTGCGCGCCCATCCCTTCTCCGCCGCCCCGCTGCCCTACGCCGCGATGCCGGACGACCTGCGGGCCGAGTTCGCGGCGGCCTCCCTGACGATCGTGAAGGGCGACCTCAACTACCGTCGTCTGGTGGGCGACAGCCGCTGGAACCCGACCACCCCGTTCGCCGATGTCACCGCCTACTTCCCCGGCCCGGTCGCGGCTCTGCGCACCCTGAAGTCCGACGTGATCACCGGCCTCGACGCCGGCACCGAGGCTGCCCTGGTCGCCGCCGAGGGGCAGCGCTGGCGCACCGGAGGAACGCACGCGCTGATCCAGGTACGGGACTGA
- the cyc2 gene encoding germacradienol/geosmin synthase Cyc2 — MTQPFELPHFYMPHPARLNPHVEEARAHSTQWARDMGMLEGSGIWEQVDLEAHDYGLLCAYTHPDCDGPALSLITDWYVWVFFFDDHFLDMFKRTPDRAAGKAHLDRLPLFMPLDLSTPVPEPRNPVEAGLADLWARTVPDMSQDWRRRFAVATEHLLNESMWELSNIDEGRIANPVEYIEMRRKVGGAPWSAGLVEYATAEVPAAVAGSRPLRVLMETFSDAVHLRNDLFSYQREVEDEGENSNGVLVLETFFGCTTQEAADTVNDILTSRLHQFEHTAFTEVPAAALEKGLTPDEVLAVAAYTKGLQDWQSGGHEWHMRSSRYMNKGATSEAPWQKLTGPGTSAADVGALLASAAAMGAPPTPFGQWGRLRAYAHVPYQKVGPSLLPDFHMPFQVELSPHLEACRPRLTAWSHRMGILEEGVWDEDKLAAYDLPLCSAGLDPDATAEELDLSAAWLAWGTYGDDYYPLVFGNRRDLAAARLTTARLSACMPVDGEAAPVVPVNGMERGLIDLWARTTADMTPDRRSTLRDAVDVMTESWVWELSNQLQNRVPDPVDYLEMRRATFGSDLTLSLCRMGQGPAVPPEVYRSGVVRSLENAAVDYACLTNDVFSYQKEIEYEGEMHNAILVVQNFFGCDYPVALGIVHDLMTQRMQQFEHVVAHELPVLYDDFDLSPEAREAMGHYVADLQNWLAGILHWHREVDRYKSAYLARRTHGFRPDFAPAVPLSHLSVSALSYS; from the coding sequence ATGACGCAACCGTTCGAACTCCCGCACTTCTACATGCCGCACCCCGCGCGCCTGAACCCGCACGTCGAGGAGGCGCGGGCGCACTCGACGCAGTGGGCGCGCGACATGGGCATGCTGGAGGGGTCCGGGATCTGGGAGCAGGTCGACCTGGAGGCGCACGACTACGGCCTGCTCTGCGCCTACACCCACCCCGACTGCGACGGTCCCGCGCTGTCGCTGATCACCGACTGGTACGTGTGGGTGTTCTTCTTCGACGATCACTTTCTCGACATGTTCAAGCGCACCCCGGACCGTGCCGCCGGCAAGGCACACCTGGACCGGCTGCCGCTGTTCATGCCGCTGGACCTGTCGACGCCCGTGCCCGAACCGCGGAACCCGGTCGAGGCGGGCCTCGCCGACCTGTGGGCGCGCACGGTGCCGGACATGTCGCAGGACTGGCGACGCCGTTTCGCCGTCGCGACGGAGCACCTGCTCAACGAGTCGATGTGGGAGCTGTCCAACATCGACGAGGGGCGGATCGCCAACCCCGTCGAGTACATCGAGATGCGGCGCAAGGTGGGCGGAGCGCCCTGGTCGGCGGGGCTCGTGGAGTACGCGACCGCCGAAGTCCCGGCCGCCGTCGCCGGGTCGAGGCCGCTCAGGGTGCTGATGGAGACCTTCTCCGACGCCGTGCACCTGCGCAACGACCTGTTCTCCTACCAGCGCGAGGTGGAGGACGAGGGCGAGAACAGCAACGGCGTGCTCGTTTTGGAGACGTTCTTCGGCTGCACCACCCAGGAGGCCGCCGACACCGTCAACGACATCCTCACCTCCCGCCTCCACCAGTTCGAGCACACCGCGTTCACCGAAGTGCCCGCGGCGGCCCTGGAGAAGGGCCTCACGCCCGACGAGGTCCTCGCGGTCGCCGCCTACACCAAGGGCCTACAGGACTGGCAGTCCGGCGGCCACGAATGGCACATGCGCTCCAGCCGCTACATGAACAAGGGCGCCACCTCAGAGGCGCCCTGGCAGAAGCTGACCGGCCCCGGCACCTCCGCCGCCGACGTCGGCGCGCTGCTCGCCTCGGCCGCCGCCATGGGGGCACCTCCCACGCCTTTCGGGCAGTGGGGGAGGCTGCGTGCGTACGCGCACGTGCCGTACCAGAAGGTCGGCCCGTCGCTGCTGCCCGATTTCCACATGCCCTTCCAGGTGGAGTTGAGCCCGCACCTGGAGGCGTGCCGCCCGCGTCTGACGGCCTGGTCGCACCGGATGGGCATCCTGGAGGAGGGTGTCTGGGACGAGGACAAACTCGCCGCCTACGACCTCCCGTTGTGCTCGGCCGGCCTCGACCCGGACGCCACCGCGGAGGAACTCGACCTCAGCGCCGCGTGGCTCGCCTGGGGCACCTACGGCGACGACTACTACCCGCTCGTCTTCGGTAATCGTCGCGACCTGGCCGCCGCCCGCCTGACCACGGCCCGGCTGTCCGCCTGCATGCCCGTCGACGGCGAGGCGGCACCCGTCGTCCCGGTCAACGGCATGGAGCGCGGTCTGATCGACCTGTGGGCGCGGACCACCGCGGACATGACCCCCGACCGGCGGAGCACCCTGCGCGACGCGGTCGACGTCATGACCGAGAGCTGGGTGTGGGAGCTGTCCAACCAGCTCCAGAACCGTGTCCCCGACCCGGTCGACTACCTGGAGATGCGCCGCGCCACCTTCGGCTCCGACCTCACGCTGAGCCTGTGCCGCATGGGCCAGGGCCCCGCCGTGCCACCGGAGGTCTACCGCAGCGGTGTCGTCCGCTCGCTGGAGAACGCCGCCGTCGACTACGCGTGCCTCACCAACGACGTCTTCTCGTACCAGAAGGAGATCGAGTACGAGGGCGAGATGCACAACGCGATCCTCGTCGTGCAGAACTTCTTCGGCTGCGACTACCCGGTCGCGCTCGGCATCGTCCATGACCTGATGACCCAGCGCATGCAGCAGTTCGAGCATGTCGTCGCGCACGAACTGCCGGTGCTCTACGACGACTTCGACCTCTCGCCCGAGGCGCGCGAGGCGATGGGGCACTATGTCGCCGACCTTCAGAACTGGCTGGCCGGCATCCTGCACTGGCACCGCGAGGTCGACCGCTACAAGTCCGCGTACCTGGCCCGCCGCACCCACGGCTTCCGGCCGGACTTCGCACCGGCGGTGCCCCTGTCGCACCTGTCGGTCTCCGCGCTCTCCTACAGCTGA
- a CDS encoding CTP synthase C-terminal region-related (seleno)protein, which yields MTDTTAHIAKVALVGDRSPNVVSHTRVPLLVDALAARDRLVLDAYWIPSEEAEAEGAVRGFDAVWVVPGSPYRSEAGVLSAIRTAREEGIPFLGTCAGFQHALLEYARNVCGLSRAAHAENDPEADDPLIEPLACSLVGHEGVVTIEPGSLAQSVIGSERTVERYFCAYGPSRHLDTLRAGGLRFSGHDENGQVRIAELPDHPFFLASLFQPELSGDGSRPHPIVRALARAAVEHASRKERQL from the coding sequence ATGACCGACACCACAGCTCACATCGCCAAGGTCGCCCTGGTCGGCGACCGCTCCCCGAACGTCGTCTCGCACACCCGCGTCCCGCTCCTGGTGGACGCTCTCGCCGCCCGGGACCGGCTGGTCCTGGACGCCTACTGGATCCCCTCCGAGGAGGCGGAGGCCGAGGGCGCGGTGCGTGGATTCGACGCGGTGTGGGTGGTGCCGGGCAGCCCCTACCGCAGCGAGGCGGGCGTCCTGTCCGCGATCCGCACGGCGCGCGAGGAGGGCATCCCGTTCCTCGGCACCTGCGCCGGCTTCCAGCACGCGCTCCTGGAGTACGCCCGTAACGTCTGCGGGCTGTCGCGGGCGGCCCACGCGGAGAACGACCCCGAGGCGGACGATCCGCTCATCGAGCCCCTGGCCTGCTCGCTCGTGGGCCACGAGGGCGTCGTGACGATCGAGCCGGGGTCGCTCGCCCAGTCCGTGATCGGCTCGGAGCGCACGGTCGAGCGCTACTTCTGCGCCTACGGCCCCTCCCGCCACCTCGACACCCTGCGCGCCGGTGGCCTGCGTTTCTCCGGCCACGACGAGAACGGCCAGGTCCGGATCGCCGAGCTGCCGGACCATCCCTTCTTCCTGGCCTCCCTCTTCCAGCCGGAGCTGTCCGGCGACGGCTCGCGCCCGCACCCGATCGTCCGGGCACTGGCGCGAGCCGCGGTCGAGCACGCCTCCCGCAAGGAGCGTCAGCTGTAG
- a CDS encoding LysR family transcriptional regulator gives MDPHLLRTYVTVARLASFSEAARELGYTQSAVSQHIAALEQDLGAPLLTRRPVLPTTVGERLLEHAGPLLLRLDAARADVVRIASAPSHGLTLAGSPAALGPAALAALPAAGVTLRVLGRDAVCAAVADGTADVGLVDGLAAPSDPLRLPDVAPLTTYGVGEEPVSVLLSAGHPLARRGGLRLGDLADARWLDAPDAGLPLPQLRAANGGHGFRPALRYDGTDVRVLTALVAAGHGLTLLPRSAAADVPGTTAVPVTYPRVVHRIELVYAGTPSGAARTLVETLSTRP, from the coding sequence ATGGATCCGCATCTGCTGCGCACCTATGTCACCGTCGCCCGCCTCGCCTCCTTCTCCGAAGCCGCCCGGGAGCTCGGCTACACCCAGTCCGCCGTCTCCCAGCACATCGCGGCCCTCGAACAGGACCTGGGCGCGCCGCTGCTGACCCGTCGGCCCGTCCTTCCCACCACGGTCGGTGAGCGGCTGCTCGAACACGCGGGACCGCTGCTGCTGCGCCTGGACGCGGCCCGCGCGGACGTCGTCCGGATCGCCTCGGCGCCCTCGCACGGGCTGACCCTGGCCGGCTCGCCGGCCGCCCTCGGCCCGGCCGCCCTCGCCGCGCTCCCGGCCGCCGGTGTGACGCTGCGGGTGCTCGGCCGTGACGCCGTCTGCGCCGCCGTCGCCGACGGCACGGCCGACGTGGGCCTCGTCGACGGTCTGGCCGCGCCCAGCGACCCGCTCCGGCTGCCCGACGTCGCGCCGCTGACCACGTACGGCGTCGGCGAGGAGCCGGTGAGCGTCCTGCTGTCCGCCGGCCACCCCCTGGCCCGGCGCGGCGGCCTGCGCCTCGGCGACCTCGCCGACGCGCGCTGGCTGGACGCCCCCGACGCCGGGCTGCCGCTGCCCCAGCTGCGGGCCGCGAACGGCGGCCACGGCTTCCGCCCCGCCCTGCGCTACGACGGCACCGACGTCCGCGTCCTGACCGCCCTGGTGGCCGCCGGCCACGGCCTCACCCTGCTGCCCCGCTCGGCGGCGGCCGATGTGCCGGGCACGACCGCCGTCCCGGTCACCTACCCCCGGGTCGTCCATCGGATCGAACTCGTGTACGCGGGTACGCCGTCGGGTGCGGCGCGGACGCTGGTGGAGACGCTGTCCACCCGCCCATGA
- a CDS encoding PDZ domain-containing protein, with protein MEQTALRPKPMPGSEPGGGAGPGGQGRRPHAARRRGRRLTTLLFGLFAGTVLVLSGVGLGTVGATVIGMSRLAELQRQAGPGVPGAPGAASTPGRPSPAAPDGSSGSATVSSRPPDATLGLEAVDAEKAGARIVAVHIPGPGYTAGLVRGDVLLMFGGTRIDSATDLARAVDEAHPGRAIKLTVRHHSGGYGRLTVIPGVVT; from the coding sequence ATGGAACAGACAGCGTTGCGTCCCAAGCCCATGCCCGGTTCCGAGCCCGGCGGCGGTGCCGGGCCGGGCGGCCAGGGCCGACGCCCGCACGCCGCGCGCCGCCGCGGCCGACGGCTGACGACCCTGCTGTTCGGCCTGTTCGCCGGCACCGTACTGGTCCTGTCCGGCGTCGGACTCGGCACCGTGGGGGCGACCGTGATCGGCATGAGCAGACTGGCCGAGCTCCAGCGGCAGGCGGGGCCGGGCGTGCCGGGCGCACCGGGCGCCGCGTCCACCCCGGGCCGACCGAGCCCGGCCGCGCCGGACGGTTCGTCCGGGTCGGCCACCGTGTCGTCGCGCCCGCCGGACGCCACCCTGGGCCTGGAGGCCGTGGACGCGGAGAAGGCGGGCGCCCGGATCGTCGCCGTCCACATCCCCGGCCCCGGCTACACGGCGGGCCTGGTCCGCGGCGACGTCCTGCTGATGTTCGGCGGCACCAGGATCGACTCGGCGACGGACCTCGCCCGGGCGGTCGACGAGGCCCACCCCGGCAGGGCGATCAAACTGACGGTACGTCACCACAGCGGCGGATACGGGAGGTTGACGGTGATCCCCGGCGTCGTCACGTGA
- a CDS encoding LysE family translocator, translated as MSTSLPAFLGACTLVAASPGPSTVLIVKQSLRSRRAGFLTVLGNETGVFVWGVVAAFGLTALLTASQAAYDVLRVVGAVVLVWFGVQALRQARRTEEDGAWGDGGREGVEQSGWASYRGGLLLNLANPKAAVFALSFLPQFVPEGAPHLPAMVGLAVLWAVYEVGYYGLYVWFVGRMKAVLSRAGARRRLEQVSGGVLLLLGLRMALDG; from the coding sequence ATGTCGACCTCCCTCCCGGCCTTCCTGGGCGCCTGCACCCTCGTCGCCGCCTCACCCGGGCCGAGCACCGTGCTCATCGTCAAGCAGTCGCTGCGCAGCCGCCGCGCCGGCTTCCTGACGGTGCTCGGCAACGAGACCGGCGTGTTCGTCTGGGGCGTCGTCGCCGCGTTCGGCCTGACGGCGCTGCTGACCGCCTCCCAGGCGGCGTACGACGTGCTGCGTGTCGTCGGCGCCGTCGTGCTGGTCTGGTTCGGCGTCCAGGCACTGCGGCAGGCGCGCAGGACCGAGGAGGACGGCGCGTGGGGCGACGGCGGCCGGGAGGGCGTCGAGCAGAGCGGCTGGGCCTCCTACCGGGGCGGGCTGCTGCTGAACCTCGCCAACCCGAAGGCGGCCGTCTTCGCCCTGTCCTTCCTGCCGCAGTTCGTGCCGGAGGGCGCCCCGCACCTGCCGGCCATGGTGGGGCTCGCCGTGCTCTGGGCGGTCTACGAGGTCGGCTACTACGGGCTGTACGTGTGGTTCGTGGGCCGGATGAAGGCAGTCCTGTCCCGGGCCGGGGCGCGCCGCCGCCTGGAGCAGGTCTCCGGCGGTGTTCTGCTGCTCCTCGGCCTGCGCATGGCCCTGGACGGCTGA